Proteins encoded by one window of Cloeon dipterum chromosome 2, ieCloDipt1.1, whole genome shotgun sequence:
- the LOC135937768 gene encoding ankyrin repeat and death domain-containing protein 1A-like isoform X4, which yields MTDELDPGDFAAISRSRRPSPSGLPPLEGLDEPARPRSPRFLKNDLLLHEAVIKNDAEAVEAILKEPLDVNSRNNYGRAPIHWASSRGSTDIMQLLIEARCDIEAKDKYGMSPILMAAWHGHKDAVQLLVKSGANTQVNNKKLYTLLMCAVHNNRLDVVNFLLETVEDIEIDVEDMERQTALFHAAHNGHHDVVKRLIEAGARYNLRNKTGRTPLHAASENGHVEVLQLLLLQENLERDVQDEDGNTALHVAAENQQTLAVEALLEVGYPPDKENKKGYTALHLASSKGCRCIIDSLLQHGANIEHRCKEGNSPLHVACLANEIETTELLINKGADVNALNDVRQSAIHIAAEKGFQDLCKQLLNSGANIEQKEEGGRTPLYIAARGSFTTIVDMIIKTARLDYPTVRTTSRPDLVSTSSSAGQLTHKCSHSKAQPAPQILLTSTTSCAIHRGKGVEVCNRFDTDAQLVALYNVCGRLFTA from the exons ATGACTGACGAACTGGACCCCGGGGACTTCGCGGCCATCTCGCGCAGTCGACGGCCCTCACCGTCCGGCCTACCGCCGCTCGAGGGGCTCGACGAGCCTGCCAGACCCCGCAGCCCCAGAT TCCTGAAGAACGACCTACTGCTACACGAGGCCGTAATTAAGAACGACGCCGAAGCCGTCGAAGCCATCCTGAAAGAACCTCTTGATGTCAACTCGAGGAATAAT TACGGAAGAGCGCCGATCCACTGGGCCTCCTCCAGGGGTAGCACGGACATCATGCAGCTGCTGATCGAGGCGAGGTGCGACATAGAAGCCAAAGACAAATACGGCATGAGCCCCATCCTGATGGCCGCGTGGCATGGCCACAAGGATGCCGTCCAACTTCTTGTCAAATCCGGTGCCAACACTCAAGTCAACAACAAG AAGCTGTACACCCTGTTGATGTGCGCCGTGCACAATAACCGCCTGGACGTAGTGAATTTTTTACTCGAGACTGTAGAGGACATAGAAATAGACGTGGAGGACATGGAGCGGCAGACGGCCCTGTTCCACGCAGCTCACAACGGACACCATGACGTAGTTAAGAGGCTCATAGAAGCTGGTGCCAGATACAACCTAAGAAATAAG ACTGGAAGAACACCACTGCATGCCGCGAGCGAGAACGGGCACGTGGAGGTGTTGCAGCTGTTGCTCTTGCAAGAGAACCTGGAGCGCGACGTGCAAGACGAGGACGGAAACACGGCCCTTCACGTCGCCGCCGAGAACCAGCAGACACTGGCCGTCGAGGCCCTTTTGGAAGTGGGATATCCTCCGGACAAGGAAAACAAG AAAGGCTACACGGCGCTGCACTTGGCCAGCAGCAAGGGTTGCCGTTGCATCATCGACTCGCTGCTGCAACACGGAGCCAACATCGAGCACAGGTGCAAG GAAGGCAACTCGCCTCTGCATGTCGCCTGCCTGGCCAATGAGATCGAGACCACGGAGCTTTTGATCAACAAGGGTGCCGACGTCAACGCCCTCAACGAC GTCCGTCAGTCTGCCATCCATATCGCAGCCGAAAAAGGCTTTCAAGATTTGTGCAAGCAACTGCTCAACAGCGGAGCCAATATTGAACAAAAGGAAGAG GGAGGGCGAACTCCATTGTACATAGCAGCTCGGGGTAGTTTCACAACAATTGTAGACATGATCATCAAGACTGCCAGGCTAGATTACCCGACCGTACGTACCACATCTCGCCCTGACCTTGTTTCTACTTCTTCTTCTGCTGGCCAGCTGACGCACAAGTGCTCACACTCCAAAGCACAACCTGCACCACAAATCCTCCTCACCAGCACAACTTCTTGTGCCATTCAT